The proteins below come from a single Miscanthus floridulus cultivar M001 chromosome 1, ASM1932011v1, whole genome shotgun sequence genomic window:
- the LOC136475126 gene encoding uncharacterized protein has protein sequence MPRDVVGLGAKEAGASAIAEAIEGEAGAPKTSDVRAVDAGAIEVEMAEARAPGSVETEAMEMETEQVLAPPLVQAISSDDSSHGKEAADVEAASTVEQPVPDPAEGSSALVRLRPEPRGWNFPRVFWRNRADPEGEPVFALEDTAEGGHWGTLEQYRQLAVRSLQTAMTIMGQDLPGVTRELETRSLGKSVFLRNERDIWDQLRRQKGLLADAQGLLSARSAEVEDLRLRCADIQAELATAKEQSAPLVAKIKELEEERDSFRLRAQEATASAKVTAGQLGAEQSEHQATKVALAEATKAAEASRVEVSAWKSKAEGKFR, from the exons atgcctcgcgatgttgtgggtcttggggcgaaggaggctggggcgtctgctattgccgaggccattgagggtgaggccggagcccccaagacctccgacgtcagggcggtggacgccggggccatcgaggtagagatggcggaggccagagcccccgggtccgtcgagaccgaggcgatggagatggagacggagcaagttttggcgccgcccctggttcaggcaatctcgtctgatgattcctcccatgggaaggaggcggcggacgtcgaggcggctagtaccgtggagcagccagtcccagatcccgccgaggggagttcggctcttgtccggctacggcccgagcctcgtgggtggaacttcccgcgtgttttctggcggaaccgggctgaccccgagggggagcccgtgttcgcccttgaagataccgcagagggggggcattggggcaccctcgagcagtaccgccaactggcagtgcggtcgctgcagacagcgatgactattatgggtcaggacttgcccggtgtcacgcgg gagctcgagacccgatcccttgggaaatcggtgttcctgcgaaatgagagggatatctgggaccagctccggcgccaaaagggcctgcttgccgatgcccaggggctattgtcggcgcggagtgcggaagtggaggacctccgccttcgttgtgctgacattcaggccgagttggccacggctaaggagcagtccgcccctctggtggccaagatcaaggaactggaggaggagcgagactccttcaggcttcgggcccaagaagcgacggcctctgctaaggtcacagccgggcagctgggtgcggagcagagcgagcatcaggcgacgaaagtcgccttggcagaggctaccaaggcggccgaggcctctcgggtcgaggtctcagcctggaagagcaaggccgagggtaagttccgctga
- the LOC136475135 gene encoding uncharacterized protein, whose amino-acid sequence MDGGSGLNILYVNTLELLELDQSRLRGGSAPFHGIVPGKRTRPLGRIDLPVCFGTPSNYRKEVLTFEVVGFKGAYHAILGRPCYAKFMAVPNYTYLKLKMPGPNGIITVESTYEHAYDCDVECIEYAEAIAEAEALIADLDQLANEVPDAKRRVGTFEPAEDVKLVPVDPTVPDGRGLKVSATLDSK is encoded by the coding sequence atggacggaggcagcggcctcaatatcctctacgtcaacactctggagctcctggagctcgaccagtcacggcttcgaggcggttccgcgcccttccacggcatcgtgccaggaaagcgcacacgacccctcgggcgcatcgacttacccgtctgctttggcactccctccaactaccgcaaggaggtcctcaccttcgaggtggttggattcaagggggcttaccacgccatcttggggcgcccgtgctacgccaagttcatggcggtccccaactacacctacctcaagctcaagatgccaggccccaacggcatcatcaccgtcgagtccacgtacgaacatgcatacgactgcgacgtcgagtgcatcgagtacgccgaggccatcgcggaggccgaggccctcatcgccgatctcgaccagcttgctaacgaggttcccgacgccaagcggcgcgtcgggaccttcgagcccgcggaggacgtcaagctcgtccccgtcgatcccaccgtccccgacggccgaggactgaaggtcagcgccaccctcgacagcaaatag